The following are encoded together in the Fibrobacter sp. genome:
- a CDS encoding carbon-nitrogen hydrolase yields MSKIKVATLQGKWTGDFDSNNAWYVEQARALKGKGYDLVVLPELFHTPYFPFEENADFFDLAIEKDHPLVAQWQGIAKELNAVVVFPFFEKRARGIYHNSAFVFERDGSIAGLYRKSHIPDDPAFYEKYYFIPGDTGFEPIKTSAGTLGVLICWDQWFPEAARIMSLKGADVLIYPTAIGWMDSEPKEIYPRQQDSWTTVMRGHAIANRTFVIAANRGGTEGHLTFWGTSFAAAPDGYILEKCSPDFLGVSTVEIDLAETEENRRWWPHFRDRRIDLYGDILKIWGE; encoded by the coding sequence ATGAGCAAGATTAAGGTCGCAACTTTGCAAGGCAAGTGGACAGGCGATTTCGACAGCAACAACGCCTGGTACGTGGAACAGGCCCGCGCCCTCAAGGGCAAGGGTTACGACCTGGTGGTTCTGCCGGAACTTTTCCATACTCCCTACTTCCCCTTCGAGGAAAACGCGGACTTCTTTGACCTCGCCATCGAAAAGGACCACCCGCTGGTAGCGCAGTGGCAGGGCATCGCCAAAGAACTGAACGCCGTGGTGGTGTTCCCGTTCTTCGAGAAGCGGGCCCGGGGCATCTACCACAATTCCGCCTTCGTGTTCGAGCGGGACGGCAGCATCGCGGGGCTCTACCGCAAGAGCCACATTCCCGACGATCCGGCCTTCTACGAGAAATACTACTTCATCCCAGGCGACACGGGTTTCGAGCCCATCAAGACATCTGCAGGTACGCTCGGCGTGCTCATCTGTTGGGACCAATGGTTCCCGGAAGCCGCCCGCATCATGAGCCTCAAGGGCGCAGACGTGCTCATCTACCCCACCGCCATCGGCTGGATGGACAGCGAGCCCAAGGAAATCTACCCGCGCCAGCAGGACAGCTGGACCACCGTCATGCGGGGCCACGCCATTGCAAACCGCACCTTCGTGATTGCGGCGAACCGTGGCGGCACCGAAGGCCACCTCACGTTCTGGGGCACCAGCTTTGCCGCCGCACCCGACGGCTACATTCTGGAAAAATGCTCGCCCGATTTCCTCGGAGTCTCTACCGTAGAAATCGACCTGGCCGAAACCGAAGAGAATCGCCGCTGGTGGCCGCATTTCCGCGACCGCCGCATCGATCTCTATGGCGATATTTTAAAGATTTGGGGCGAATAA